CTCAAAGTGAAATCTGATAAACGTGAACATGAACAGAacgcatataaacacacacacacacacccacagtccATAAGTAACTGGACTGCCAAAATTGGCAGTTTGGATGCTTTGGCACAGTGCTAGACACATTTATAGCATTTGGCAGAAGCTCCTGCCTACTTCAGCACACTGCATTCGAAATTCAACCATGACTGCGATGCTCAGGTGCAGAATATCAGATTTTAGGTTTTTAAGTCTCCAGAGTTCAGCATGGAGGGGTGAGGGGAACATGACGACTGACAAAAGAATGCCACTATGACCCTGGGGGGGGCACCAAACACTAAAACCACCCCAACCTCCTTCAGGCCGTTGTCTTCTTGTGGCCACTGAATTTCGAAGGGACATGAGCAGTTAACATGCTTCTATATGCTGGTCATCCTGAGGCTTCCCCCAGTCGTCTACTTCAATAACACTTGCATGCGGCCGTGTATCACAGAGCAGGTGAGACTTAATGGATCAGGGGTCGTTTACTGTGGTACACGTCCCTGGGTGGTTTGATCTTCCTCTTACAATAGCCTATTTTACCAGCATTGATTTCTTTGATCCTTATGTGCATTATAAAAAGATTAAATTTCACATCTAGAAAAACACCAGACCTTGTATTAGTGTTCTtatccattcacacacacacctgaactaGAAGCAGACTGTACAATTATTATGGTTCATGCAGTACAGATGTAAACACACTTCAATTAAAACAGACATTTGAACTTTATCCTCTTAGTCACTATTTTATTTCAGATCAGCTGTGCGAAGCCAATACAACAAAAGTGTCACTGTACACATTTATAGACTGTACACTGAAGCAACGCTGCCAAACGTAGGTTGTCAGTACAGACACTGTGAGCACAAACATCAATAAAACTGTAGGATGTAGAAGAGTTTGACCTAAATGAAGTCCCCAAATAAATCATGAAGTCCTCAAAGGATAAAGTCCCCATATAAAGATAAATCAATTTCTGCAACCATAAAACAGACTTACTTTTCCAGCTGGGCTGAATCACATTTCCAACTGGTGTCAGGCTCAACAAACTCGACTCTATACCCAATCTCCAAAGCCTGCAAATCACAACGGCAACAGAAGGTCAGAATCCCAACACTGAAACATAAGTCTGTAAGACTGTGAAACTATTTAAAAGAGACAGACAACTGAAGAGTTGCTATCATTTCGAAGTTGTGACAACAGCCATATATGTAGGTCAGCATTCAAATAACTTACCATTGTAACATATGGCTTCATTTCCCAAGCGTGGATGTTTGTGTTGTCAATAACAACAGGTGAGCGACCTGCCAACATGGCCTCTCTAgctagaaacaaacaaacatgtatTTTTACTCTTTAGGAACATGCAGTGTAGGGCATCTTAAATAGAGCACACGTAGGATAGTaactttatttttaaatgtacaCAATCTGAATGAATTTGTAGAACGGATTGTAAATTTGTAAAAACCCAATTTTTCCCTGCTGTGCATCAATACATACAGGACAGTCATCAGCTACTGAATGCTCCAGCCATTGAcagtttgacacacacacacacacacacacacacacacacacacacacacacacacacacacacacacacacacacacacacacacacacacacacacacacacacacacacacacactggctggaGCATTCAGTCATTCAGTAACTCATGAGAATTGGGATAACAGTGGGATTCTCAGGGTTAGTTCAGGGTTTTTAATTTTCTCAtcctctggaaactttgtgttcACTATAACTTAATATGTCCACGTATCTAACCCAAGAAAGATAAAAGCCATTCAGAAGCTGGGGTGTGTCAATGAAGTTAACTAATTAAATGTATGACCACAGACATGAATGAGGCAAAAATATCAAGAAATAAATTCATTATCAAACCTCTCTGCTGGTTCCATTCATGGGCGTCTCCAAGAACACTGGGGTCAAAGAAGTAGCCGTTCTCTTGAAAGAAGTAGTCGTCTGTGCTCAGAATCAGCCCGGTGGAAACGGTAGACACAATTTCCCTGAAAAACACAACAAGTGGCATTACTAGACTTCCGGAGAAAAAAACAGGACACAACAGCTTTCAATTTAAATGAAAAAGAGGACAAAATGACTCCAACAATTTAAATTCAGGAGCACATCGCACATAACCACACTAATATCATTTGTATATTTCCCGGTTACACAGGCAAGACACACAAGCACCATATCGGTATCAGTATCTTGAAGTTTATTATAGAAGTGTGGCAATTATGAGCAAAAAATTAAGAATCGTCATTTTACAGTGCCATTCAAACACTCCAATCACAACGTActttacactcattttcacaACTTACTTTGCTAGAGTTGATTTCCCAGAGCCCGGAAGTCCTCTCATCAAAATCAACACAAAGGATTCACCGTTATATTTATACGGATCCTCTTCACGACTGTCTTGTTCGTTGTACGGCTGCCAGTCAGAGGAGTGTCTTTCATACCATTCACATGACCCAGGCCGGTAAGACGGAGTAAAGCCCATATCATGGCCAAGCGGCAACGGGGTCTCTTCCCAGCATCGCCACCTGCTACTCTCAGAAGGGTTATAGTCAGGTTCAAAGTATGGATGGTGCATGGGGTTCCCAGGtggtgggagagggaggaaCCGCTGTGGTTCCTGAAACTGAAATCTCTGCAGGTTCTGTGGAAGTCTAGGTGGGGCGTGTGGCCATGGATCTTGGTAGCTGTACGAGTATGAATCGTCCCATGTTACATCACCGTGTGATTGAGGCCTCCATATCCTAGTGTTCCCGTAGTCCTGTCGAGGCCGGTCGTGAGTACGAGGAGCTGGGTAAGGGCGATGGGCTTTTCTGACATCAGTTCCTCTACTCTCTTTTCCAGGAGCTGGGCTGTCTGTTGGTCTGCAGGGCTGAGGGAGGTCTTCATCGGTTGTCGTCATTCCATCAACGACATCCTGGTGGTCAATC
This sequence is a window from Brachyhypopomus gauderio isolate BG-103 chromosome 16, BGAUD_0.2, whole genome shotgun sequence. Protein-coding genes within it:
- the n4bp2l2 gene encoding uncharacterized protein n4bp2l2 isoform X1, with the protein product MPNVNPDKLSSPPLSGKVEDVQNLGCCDLAATEGQVINPSTPTYSHFEDAPSQTVFLIHPGLPKQHELENDGPIKSSPSNPVEGGSGDAAHVCHERSKEEVIKEIGVSSTAFIGPSCRPPSAIEEELSEFYKELEEIDHQDVVDGMTTTDEDLPQPCRPTDSPAPGKESRGTDVRKAHRPYPAPRTHDRPRQDYGNTRIWRPQSHGDVTWDDSYSYSYQDPWPHAPPRLPQNLQRFQFQEPQRFLPLPPPGNPMHHPYFEPDYNPSESSRWRCWEETPLPLGHDMGFTPSYRPGSCEWYERHSSDWQPYNEQDSREEDPYKYNGESFVLILMRGLPGSGKSTLAKEIVSTVSTGLILSTDDYFFQENGYFFDPSVLGDAHEWNQQRAREAMLAGRSPVVIDNTNIHAWEMKPYVTMALEIGYRVEFVEPDTSWKCDSAQLEKRNKHGVPRETIAKMLDRFELPMTVDIVMNSREPPHKSRAHLSRPNVQKRFDDL
- the n4bp2l2 gene encoding uncharacterized protein n4bp2l2 isoform X2, which codes for MPNVNPDKLSSPPLSGKVEDVQNLGCCDLAATEGQHELENDGPIKSSPSNPVEGGSGDAAHVCHERSKEEVIKEIGVSSTAFIGPSCRPPSAIEEELSEFYKELEEIDHQDVVDGMTTTDEDLPQPCRPTDSPAPGKESRGTDVRKAHRPYPAPRTHDRPRQDYGNTRIWRPQSHGDVTWDDSYSYSYQDPWPHAPPRLPQNLQRFQFQEPQRFLPLPPPGNPMHHPYFEPDYNPSESSRWRCWEETPLPLGHDMGFTPSYRPGSCEWYERHSSDWQPYNEQDSREEDPYKYNGESFVLILMRGLPGSGKSTLAKEIVSTVSTGLILSTDDYFFQENGYFFDPSVLGDAHEWNQQRAREAMLAGRSPVVIDNTNIHAWEMKPYVTMALEIGYRVEFVEPDTSWKCDSAQLEKRNKHGVPRETIAKMLDRFELPMTVDIVMNSREPPHKSRAHLSRPNVQKRFDDL